One window of Oreochromis niloticus isolate F11D_XX linkage group LG23, O_niloticus_UMD_NMBU, whole genome shotgun sequence genomic DNA carries:
- the rai2 gene encoding retinoic acid-induced protein 2, translated as MEGNDDKSVTMTQPQTEVCNSEAGGGGGGGGEVSSKVEDGVNPLTPADSCDANMTGLNKGGLSNQTDTPAPPVVSPTAEPPGGMSLKVATTVLHPVCLGESPLMLPIHLQMAGAAGPQLGQMGAAPYLITSQSPVSLPLVLDQQVIQHMSPSVIPQTTNCAQLQNNVLCQSPLTFGLPPAVDQKATGQTQEANLLSLLQNPAFAAILQDLFPSQASSSSCQSPGSPFFPLPPLTPPYTSPLAPLVPPATLLVPYPVIIPLPVPLPVPLPIPIPVPQTEDSKGNMPKPVCTVSKSTQTSPKDTTSPSQSSRKCMPPFQPQNASPSSLPLEEGQALDLSVRPCPVEPKQEYPSPQQDSVLDLSVPGVRKKCAQSDREGASQSSPDGSSTSLSLGVECTQSLDSKLLGSLASLEFSRQHKWLVDSSAAGSSSLSQEASLSGAGNLEIVSTSQTAKVIVSVKDAIPAILCGKIKGLSGVSTKNFSIKRDGSQGAALQQLYGVPSGSHGEQHDPNNPLKKVSKSRAIKLKKVSSQEIHFLPIKKQRLAALLPRK; from the coding sequence ATGGAGGGTAACGATGACAAGTCTGTAACCATGACCCAGCCACAGACTGAAGTGTGCAACTCTGAggcgggaggaggaggaggaggaggaggagaggtcTCCAGCAAAGTGGAAGATGGAGTAAATCCACTCACTCCTGCTGATTCCTGTGACGCTAATATGACAGGGCTGAATAAAGGAGGCCTCTCTAACCAGACAGACACTCCTGCACCCCCAGTGGTGAGTCCCACTGCTGAACCTCCAGGAGGTATGTCTCTTAAAGTGGCTACCACTGTACTCCACCCAGTTTGTCTGGGTGAGAGCCCGCTCATGCTGCCCATTCACCTCCAGATGGCTGGAGCAGCCGGGCCTCAGCTCGGACAGATGGGGGCAGCACCGTACTTGATAACGAGCCAAAGCCCAGTTTCACTGCCCCTGGTCTTGGATCAGCAGGTGATTCAGCACATGAGTCCTTCTGTAATCCCTCAGACCACCAACTGTGCACAGCTTCAGAACAACGTGCTGTGTCAGAGTCCTTTGACGTTCGGTTTACCTCCAGCTGTTGACCAGAAGGCCACAGGACAGACGCAGGAGGCTAACTTGCTCTCTCTCCTGCAGAATCCAGCTTTTGCTGCCATCTTGCAGGACCTCTTCCCTTCCCAGGCGAGTTCATCGAGCTGTCAGTCTCCAGGCTCTCCCTTCTTCCcccttcctcccctcacccctccCTACACCTCCCCTCTGGCCCCTCTGGTCCCTCCTGCTACACTCCTAGTCCCATACCCGGTCATCATTCCTCTGCCCGTGCCTCTGCCAGTCCCTCTCCCCATCCCCATCCCTGTCCCTCAGACCGAGGACTCAAAGGGTAACATGCCAAAACCAGTTTGCACTGTGAGTAAAAGCACTCAGACTTCGCCAAAAGATACTACCTCCCCCTCGCAGTCTTCAAGGAAATGCATGCCTCCGTTCCAGCCACAAAATGCATCCCCATCCTCACTTCCTCTAGAGGAAGGACAAGCTCTGGACCTTTCTGTCAGGCCATGTCCAGTTGAACCAAAACAGGAATATCCCAGTCCGCAGCAGGACAGTGTGCTGGATTTGTCAGTTCCTGGTGTGAGGAAAAAGTGTGCTCAGTCAGACAGAGAGGGAGCCTCACAGTCCAGTCCGGatggcagcagcacatctttgtCTCTGGGCGTCGAATGCACTCAGAGTTTAGATTCCAAACTCCTCGGAAGTCTGGCATCGCTGGAGTTCAGCCGGCAGCATAAGTGGTTGGTTGACAGCAGTGCTGCTGGGTCTAGTTCTTTGAGTCAGGAGGCGTCTCTGAGCGGCGCTGGAAACCTCGAGATAGTGAGCACCTCGCAGACAGCCAAGGTCATTGTCTCAGTAAAAGACGCGATCCCCGCCATCCTCTGCGGAAAGATAAAAGGCCTTTCGGGAGTCTCAACCAAGAACTTCTCCATAAAACGGGATGGCAGCCAGGGGGCAGCTCTGCAGCAGCTCTACGGTGTGCCGTCGGGATCGCACGGGGAGCAACACGACCCCAACAACCCTCTTAAAAAGGTCTCTAAAAGCAGAGCTATCAAACTGAAGAAGGTCAGCTCACAGGAGATCCACTTCCTTCCCATTAAGAAGCAGAGACTGGCAGCGCTGCTCCCCAGGAAGTGA